Proteins found in one Calditrichota bacterium genomic segment:
- the rpmE gene encoding 50S ribosomal protein L31 produces the protein MKAGIHPKYHVVTVKCACGNTFQTRSTINKDEIKVDICSVCHPFFSGKQKLVDTAGRVEKFYRKYKLQREADSDKN, from the coding sequence TTGAAAGCTGGTATTCATCCTAAATATCATGTTGTAACGGTAAAGTGTGCGTGCGGAAATACCTTTCAAACCCGCTCTACCATAAATAAAGATGAAATTAAGGTTGATATTTGTTCTGTTTGTCACCCGTTTTTCTCAGGAAAACAAAAGTTAGTTGATACAGCCGGACGTGTTGAGAAATTTTATCGAAAATACAAGTTACAACGAGAAGCTGATTCTGATAAAAATTAG
- a CDS encoding DUF1385 domain-containing protein gives MLLACIPFFCVFQNEVTVKENKDLLPVGGQAVIEGVMMRSPHSVSVAVRKPNGKILVRSEPYTSWTARNKFWGLPIIRGGIVLIESLYWGIKTLTFSGDVAMEEEDAKKGKKKNGQKKSGMSAFRTALLLVVSLLLGLLVFFYAPLMLTDALGIRSGIWFNLTDGGIRLLFFLGYLMLIAWMKDIRRIFEYHGAEHKSIFTYENGLPLTVENTKSFTTHHPRCGTSFLLIVMLVSILVFMFLGRPDTIIDRFIRLLFVPVIGGISYELIRLSGKGYKNRIGAALVAPGLWLQRITTKEPDGSQLEVAFAALKAALEPNESKKEYILEGGSL, from the coding sequence ATGCTTTTGGCATGTATTCCGTTTTTTTGTGTTTTTCAAAACGAGGTAACCGTGAAAGAAAATAAGGACTTACTCCCAGTGGGTGGGCAGGCTGTCATTGAGGGGGTCATGATGCGTTCGCCCCATTCCGTTTCGGTAGCTGTCAGAAAACCAAACGGAAAAATCCTTGTGCGCAGTGAGCCCTATACATCGTGGACAGCTCGAAACAAGTTTTGGGGACTGCCGATTATCCGGGGTGGCATTGTCTTGATTGAATCTCTTTATTGGGGAATCAAGACCCTTACATTTTCTGGAGACGTGGCCATGGAAGAGGAAGACGCTAAAAAGGGCAAAAAGAAAAACGGACAGAAGAAATCAGGCATGTCAGCCTTTCGTACAGCGCTTCTTCTGGTGGTTTCGCTTCTTTTGGGATTGCTTGTATTCTTTTATGCGCCCTTGATGCTCACAGATGCTCTGGGCATTCGTTCGGGAATCTGGTTTAATCTGACCGACGGGGGTATTCGCCTGCTGTTCTTCCTCGGTTACCTGATGCTTATTGCATGGATGAAGGACATCCGCCGTATTTTTGAATACCACGGAGCGGAACACAAAAGCATCTTTACCTATGAAAATGGACTGCCCCTGACCGTTGAAAATACAAAATCCTTTACAACCCATCACCCACGGTGCGGAACCAGTTTTCTGCTGATTGTTATGCTGGTAAGTATCCTTGTTTTTATGTTCCTGGGTCGTCCGGACACGATAATCGACCGCTTCATCCGCCTGCTTTTTGTTCCGGTTATCGGCGGGATCTCGTATGAGCTTATTCGTCTGTCCGGAAAGGGTTACAAGAACAGAATCGGCGCTGCTTTGGTTGCTCCCGGACTGTGGCTTCAACGGATTACAACAAAAGAACCTGATGGGTCACAATTGGAAGTGGCCTTTGCTGCATTGAAGGCGGCGCTGGAGCCCAATGAGTCTAAAAAGGAATACATTCTGGAAGGTGGCTCTTTATGA
- the prfA gene encoding peptide chain release factor 1 has translation MIEKIKSIMDRFDEIGKELSEPDVVSDMKKYQALNKEYRNLQPIVEKYAAYKKIAEQIEDDQEILKNSNDEDLLEIARAEIDELEEQKAVLEEEIKRLLIPKDPMDEKNVIVEIRAGTGGEEAGLFAGDLFRMYSRYAERKGWKLEIMDSHPQEIGGFKEIIFSISGDDVYSRMKYEGGVHRVQRVPATEASGRVHTSAASVAVLPEAEDVDIAIDPREIRVDVFRSSGPGGQSVNTTDSAVRITHIPTGLVVSCQDEKSQHKNKAKALKILRSRLLAKKQEEETAKVTEQRRAMVSTGDRSAKIRTYNFPQNRLTDHRIGLTLYKLDQILDGNLDEVIEPLQIADQTEKLKKAG, from the coding sequence ATGATTGAAAAGATAAAATCGATTATGGATCGTTTTGATGAAATTGGCAAGGAACTTTCTGAGCCGGATGTCGTTTCGGATATGAAAAAATATCAGGCGCTAAACAAGGAATATCGCAATCTTCAGCCCATTGTTGAAAAATATGCGGCCTACAAAAAGATCGCAGAACAGATAGAGGACGATCAGGAAATCCTGAAAAATTCAAATGATGAAGACCTCCTGGAGATTGCTCGGGCTGAAATCGATGAACTGGAAGAACAAAAGGCCGTTCTTGAGGAAGAGATCAAACGCCTCTTAATTCCAAAGGACCCGATGGACGAGAAAAACGTCATCGTGGAGATCCGTGCGGGAACCGGCGGTGAAGAAGCAGGGCTTTTCGCGGGCGATTTATTTCGGATGTACTCCCGTTACGCGGAACGAAAAGGCTGGAAACTGGAAATTATGGATTCCCATCCTCAGGAAATCGGAGGATTTAAGGAAATTATTTTTTCCATTTCAGGCGATGATGTGTACAGCCGGATGAAATACGAGGGGGGAGTTCACCGCGTACAGCGCGTTCCGGCTACAGAAGCCAGCGGCCGCGTGCACACATCGGCGGCATCGGTGGCCGTTTTGCCGGAAGCAGAGGATGTGGATATCGCCATCGACCCAAGGGAAATCCGGGTGGACGTGTTTCGTTCCTCCGGCCCCGGCGGGCAAAGCGTTAACACTACGGATTCGGCCGTGCGGATTACGCATATTCCCACAGGACTGGTGGTCTCGTGTCAGGATGAAAAATCACAGCATAAAAATAAGGCAAAAGCTCTGAAAATCCTGCGGTCGCGTTTACTGGCCAAAAAGCAGGAAGAAGAAACAGCCAAAGTAACGGAGCAGCGGCGGGCGATGGTTAGCACGGGTGATCGCAGTGCCAAGATTCGTACCTATAATTTCCCGCAAAATCGGCTGACCGATCACCGGATCGGACTGACACTTTATAAGTTGGATCAAATTCTGGACGGAAATCTGGATGAGGTTATCGAACCCCTTCAAATTGCCGACCAGACGGAAAAACTGAAGAAGGCGGGATAA
- the prmC gene encoding peptide chain release factor N(5)-glutamine methyltransferase — MNGNRYQALKKWRVIDLIQWTTQFFEKKSIPDARLNAERLLSRVLGLNRVQLYLQFENILTQDQLDSFRESVKRRLNNEPLQYILGETEFMSLPFKLSPSVLIPRPDTEILVEQVLENTPQNMEITILDIGTGSGNIAVSLAHYLPQSRIVAVDISQEAIDVARENAELNRVNDRIRFIREDVFDGSFIMKLGNRFDRVVSNPPYISETEFYTLPEEVRNFEPHIALRDGADGLTFHRRISQVAAEMLTPGGKVFLEVGQGQWEKVLEILEQDGFQNVYVTKDLAGIDRVLVGEKKFD; from the coding sequence ATGAATGGAAATCGTTATCAAGCCCTGAAGAAGTGGCGAGTGATCGATTTAATTCAATGGACAACGCAGTTTTTTGAAAAGAAAAGCATCCCGGATGCACGACTCAATGCGGAGCGTTTGCTCAGCCGGGTATTGGGTCTGAATCGGGTTCAACTCTATCTTCAGTTTGAAAATATTCTGACACAAGACCAGCTGGACAGTTTTCGCGAATCGGTTAAACGACGGCTTAACAACGAACCCCTGCAATATATTTTGGGGGAAACGGAATTTATGTCACTTCCGTTCAAGCTAAGTCCCTCTGTTTTAATTCCCCGACCAGATACGGAAATCCTTGTAGAACAAGTACTTGAGAATACACCTCAAAACATGGAAATCACCATTCTGGATATTGGAACGGGGTCGGGGAATATTGCGGTTAGTTTGGCACATTATCTCCCCCAAAGCCGGATAGTGGCCGTAGACATCTCCCAAGAGGCGATTGACGTAGCCAGAGAAAATGCAGAGCTTAATCGGGTGAACGATCGGATTCGGTTTATTCGGGAGGATGTGTTTGACGGTTCTTTTATTATGAAGCTTGGGAATCGGTTTGACAGAGTCGTTTCAAATCCTCCGTATATTTCCGAAACGGAGTTTTATACGTTGCCTGAGGAAGTCCGAAATTTTGAACCCCATATTGCACTTCGGGATGGCGCTGATGGACTGACGTTTCATCGAAGGATTTCTCAGGTGGCCGCTGAAATGCTGACTCCGGGAGGTAAGGTGTTTCTGGAGGTCGGCCAGGGACAGTGGGAAAAGGTTTTGGAAATCCTGGAACAAGATGGGTTTCAGAATGTATATGTAACAAAAGATCTTGCAGGGATTGATCGCGTGTTGGTTGGTGAAAAGAAATTTGACTAA